TGTCCCATTAAATACGGTTGTTGTGCTATAGTTGCAGCCATTTCACCTTTTTTTACAGCTTCAATTGCATCTGGTATGGCATCAAAACCTACAACAATTATATCATCAAGTTTTCCGGCTGCTTTTATTGCTTCAATTGCTCCAAGTGCCATTTCATCATTTTGTGCAAAAACGGCATCAATATCAGGATATGCTTCAAGTAAATTTTCCATAACTGTTAACCCCTCTGCTCTATTAAAATTAGCCGTTTGTTTTGCCACAAGAACAAGACCAGGATATTTTTTCAATTCTGTTTCAAATCCCAATCCTCTATCTCTTGCTGCAGATGTTCCAGGTATACCAACCAATTCCACTACTTTTCCTTTCCCATTTAATTTCTCTGCAATAAATTTTGCAGCCATTGCTCCACCAAAGACGTTATCAGAAGCAATATGTACCACTACTTTTCCTCCATTTGAGCCCCTGTCAACAGTTATTACGGGGATTTTTGCATCATTAGCTTCCTCAACAGCGGCAACAATTGCATCACTATCTGTAGGATTGATAATTATTAAATCAACCCTTTGCTGGACTAAATCTTCAATATCATTAAGCTGTTTAGAAGGTCGATCCTGTGCATCTACTATTATTAGCTCTATCCCCAATTCTTTTGCCTTATCAATCGCCCCATCTCTAAGAGCTACAAAAAACGGATTGTTAAGTGTTGACAACGATAACCCTATCTTATAACTAAACACAGTTGCCACAAAAATCACCAAAATAAACATTACCAAAAATATCCTTTTCATACTTACACCTCCTCAATTTTCTCTCTCAAGCAACACAGCAATGAGAATAACAACTCCTTTTACTCCTTGTTGATAAAACGGAGAGACGTTAAGCAAATTCAACCCATTATTAAGAATTCCCATAATTAATGCCCCAAATAATGTACCTACAATCGTTCCTTTCCCTCCAGCTAAACTAGCCCCACCAAGTA
The window above is part of the Thermosipho affectus genome. Proteins encoded here:
- the rbsB gene encoding ribose ABC transporter substrate-binding protein RbsB codes for the protein MKRIFLVMFILVIFVATVFSYKIGLSLSTLNNPFFVALRDGAIDKAKELGIELIIVDAQDRPSKQLNDIEDLVQQRVDLIIINPTDSDAIVAAVEEANDAKIPVITVDRGSNGGKVVVHIASDNVFGGAMAAKFIAEKLNGKGKVVELVGIPGTSAARDRGLGFETELKKYPGLVLVAKQTANFNRAEGLTVMENLLEAYPDIDAVFAQNDEMALGAIEAIKAAGKLDDIIVVGFDAIPDAIEAVKKGEMAATIAQQPYLMGQLAIQKAFEFLETQTVYIPVELKLVTE